GCTCCCGCCGCACATCAACCCCAAGGCGGTGCTGGAGCGCGTGCACCCGGCCAAGGACGTGGACGGCTTCCACCCGCTGAACGTGGGCCGCGCCTTCGTGGGCGACCCGCGCGGCTTCGTCCCCGCCACGCCGGCGGGGATCATGGAGCTGCTGCGCCACGAGCGGATCGAGACGCACGGGAGGCACGCGGTGATCGTGGGCCGCAGCCTGATCGTCTCCAAGCCGCTGGCCTCGCTGCTGATGGCGCCGGGCCCCAACGCCACGGTGACGCTCACGCACCGCCACACGGTGGACCTGGCCTCGCATACGCGCATGGCCGACATCCTGGTGGTGGCCGTGGGCAAGCCGGGCCTGATCACCGCCGACATGGTGAAGCCGGGCGCGGCGGTCTTCGACGTGGGCACCACGCGCGTCCCCGACGCCGCCCACGCCAAGGGCTACGTGATCCGGGGCGACGTGGACTTCGACGCGGTGGCCGAGGTGGCGGGCCACATCACCCCCGTCCCCGGCGGCGTGGGCCCGATGACCATCGCCATGCTGCTGCGCAACACCGTCGAGGCCGCCCGCCGCGCCCACATCGCGAAGACGCGCGAGCGCCGGACGCCGCGCAGGATCGTCGTGTGAGTGCCCAGTGCCCAGTGCCCAGTGCCCAGGAACCGATCCCCTGACGGCTTGTACTGGGCACTTGTACCTGGGCACTGGGCACTAAAACACCAAGCACTTAGCACTCAGGACTGCCGTTCCTTGACCTGGGACCTCTTCACCTCCGCCGCCGACATCGCCCGCCGCGAGGGGCGCGAGGAGGCGCCGCCCGAGAAGGCGCCGCCGCCTCCCGCCGCTCCCGCGCGCAAGTCGCGGAAGAAGGCGCCGGACGCGAAGGCTTCTTCCGCCGCCGCGGCGCTCTTCGACGAGGTGCGCAACGCCGACGTGGCGCGCACCGTCGCCGCCCGCGAGGCGGAGGGCGGGTTCGCGGCGCCCGCCGTGCGCGTCTCGCCCGACGGGATGACGGTGGGCGAGGTGAACGCCGCCGCCCGCGAGCTGATCGAGGGCGTCTTCCCCCCGCTCTGGGTGCACGGCGAGGTCGCCAACTTCACGCGGGCGAAGTCCGGCCACTGCTACTTCAGCCTCCGCGACGCCGACGCCCAGGTCCGCGCGGTGATGTGGCGCGACGAGGCGAACCGGCTCCCGATCCTCCCCGAGGACGGGATGAAGGTGCGCGCGCTGGGCCGCCTCACCCTCTACGAGCAGCGCGGCGAGTTCCAGCTGGTCTGCTACGAGCTGGAGGCGAAGGGCGAAGGGCTCTGGAAGCTCGCTTTCGACCGCCTGCGCGCCCGGCTCGACGCCGAGGGGCTGACCTCGCCCGAGCGCAAGCGCCCGCTCCCCGCGCACCCGGGGTGCGTCGGGATCGTCACCTCGTCGGCGGGGGCGGCGCTGCGCGACATCGTCACCGTGATCCGCCGCCGCGCGCCGTGGACGCGGATCGTGCTGGCCGCGGCGAAGGTGCAGGGCGAGGGCGCGGCGGAGGAGGTGGCGCGCGCGATCCGGCGCATCGGCAGCGCCGGCTGCGCCGACGTGCTGATCGTGGGCCGCGGCGGCGGGTCGGTGGAAGACCTGTGGGCGTTCAACGAGGAGGTGGTCGCCCGCGCCATCGCCGACTCGCCCGTCCCCGTCATCTCCGCCGTGGGGCACGAGGTCGACTACACCATCGCCGACCTGGTGGCCGACCTGCGCGCGCCGACCCCCTCCGCCGCCGCCGAGGCCGCCGTCCCCGACGGGGCGGCGGTGCGCCGCGAGCTCGACGAGCTGCGCCGGCGCCTGGTGGAGTGCACGCGCGAGCAGGTGGACGGCGCCCGCGAGTCGCTCTACAACGTGCGGCTCGATCTGCGGCAGGCCGCCGAGCGCGTGCTGCGCGCCCGGCGCGACCGCGTGGGCGCCACGGCCGCGCAGCTGCACGCGCTCTCGCCGCTGGCCGTGCTCTCGCGCGGCTACGCCGTCCCGCTGGGCGCCGACGGCCGCGTGCTGCGTACGACGGCCGACTTCGCCCCCGGCGCCGCCTTCGACCTGCGCGTGGCCGACGGCGTGGTCCCCTCCCGCGTGGCCGGTGAAGCGGCGCCGGAGTCGTAGGGGCGAAGCCTGCCCGCCCGTGCGGAGCCGGCGACGCCCCGGTCCCGGCCACCCGCGCAGATGCCGGCTCCTGGAGCCTCGCGCGGTTTGCGAGGCTTCCCGCGGTTGTTGCCGCGGCTTTCAGCCGCTCCCGGAAGGTGGCCGGGCCCTTGAAGAACATCTGACGAGCTGGAGATGACGAGCGAGACGCAGGCCCCCCACGCCGCCGAGCCGGAGTGGACCTTCGAGGCCGCGCTGGAGCGGCTGGAGGAGATCGTGGAGCGGCTGGAGGGCGACGGCCTGGAGCTGGACGAGTCGCTGGCGCTCTTCGAGGAGGGCGTGCGCCTGCTGCGCTTCGCCGACACGGTGCTGGAGGGCGCCGACGCGCGCGTCCGCCAGCTCCT
This is a stretch of genomic DNA from Longimicrobium sp.. It encodes these proteins:
- a CDS encoding bifunctional 5,10-methylenetetrahydrofolate dehydrogenase/5,10-methenyltetrahydrofolate cyclohydrolase, with product MAARIIDGAAIGREIRAEVAAETAELKAEGTVPGLAVVLVGGDPASEVYVRSKTRACHEAGMHDRLVHLPEEVSADELFGTIDGLNADPTIHGVLVQLPLPPHINPKAVLERVHPAKDVDGFHPLNVGRAFVGDPRGFVPATPAGIMELLRHERIETHGRHAVIVGRSLIVSKPLASLLMAPGPNATVTLTHRHTVDLASHTRMADILVVAVGKPGLITADMVKPGAAVFDVGTTRVPDAAHAKGYVIRGDVDFDAVAEVAGHITPVPGGVGPMTIAMLLRNTVEAARRAHIAKTRERRTPRRIVV
- the xseA gene encoding exodeoxyribonuclease VII large subunit encodes the protein MTWDLFTSAADIARREGREEAPPEKAPPPPAAPARKSRKKAPDAKASSAAAALFDEVRNADVARTVAAREAEGGFAAPAVRVSPDGMTVGEVNAAARELIEGVFPPLWVHGEVANFTRAKSGHCYFSLRDADAQVRAVMWRDEANRLPILPEDGMKVRALGRLTLYEQRGEFQLVCYELEAKGEGLWKLAFDRLRARLDAEGLTSPERKRPLPAHPGCVGIVTSSAGAALRDIVTVIRRRAPWTRIVLAAAKVQGEGAAEEVARAIRRIGSAGCADVLIVGRGGGSVEDLWAFNEEVVARAIADSPVPVISAVGHEVDYTIADLVADLRAPTPSAAAEAAVPDGAAVRRELDELRRRLVECTREQVDGARESLYNVRLDLRQAAERVLRARRDRVGATAAQLHALSPLAVLSRGYAVPLGADGRVLRTTADFAPGAAFDLRVADGVVPSRVAGEAAPES
- the xseB gene encoding exodeoxyribonuclease VII small subunit — protein: MTSETQAPHAAEPEWTFEAALERLEEIVERLEGDGLELDESLALFEEGVRLLRFADTVLEGADARVRQLLEDGGAGWRLEDFPEPL